In Oryzihumus leptocrescens, the following are encoded in one genomic region:
- a CDS encoding lytic transglycosylase domain-containing protein: MTAPTVIRIRFPRRAGLTLLSAAVVAACVVGALTGPPAGAFDRVQGTAQKPATGPDDLARFEAWFGPDGTLGDGSGAVDGVSARKTAKVALVAARIQDAPVEDFAVPRTVLDSYRRAASSLAVSDPSCHLQWWVLAGIGRIESGHAAGGRVDANGTTRGAILGPVLDGSMPGTAVIRDTDRGSLDGDTRFDRAVGPMQFVPATWASYASDGNHDGVASPDNVYDASLAAGRYLCSGSLDLATDAGLARAILRYNNSVDYLRSVLSWGLAYRDGTQSVLDSTSTVTPGSPHQPWSTVETPGMPPSLTSHPTTSTTTSRPATSTTSGPATSTSTTSTSSSSSSTSTTGTPTSSTSTSGSPTSSTSTTSEPSTSTSTTSSPTSTTCASDPSTTSTTSTSSTTSTDGPTTSCTSTTDPSGSPSGTTSPTSEPTSRTATRDRR, translated from the coding sequence ATGACCGCACCGACCGTGATCCGCATCCGCTTCCCACGCCGTGCCGGCCTGACCCTGCTGAGCGCTGCCGTGGTCGCGGCGTGCGTCGTCGGGGCCCTCACCGGGCCACCGGCCGGGGCGTTTGACCGGGTGCAGGGCACCGCCCAGAAGCCGGCCACCGGCCCGGACGACCTGGCCCGGTTCGAGGCGTGGTTCGGCCCTGACGGCACCCTCGGCGACGGCTCGGGCGCGGTGGACGGGGTCAGCGCCCGCAAGACCGCCAAGGTCGCCCTGGTCGCGGCCCGGATCCAGGACGCACCGGTCGAGGACTTCGCCGTGCCGCGCACGGTGCTCGACTCCTACCGCCGGGCAGCGTCCTCGCTCGCGGTGTCCGACCCCTCGTGCCACCTGCAGTGGTGGGTCCTCGCCGGGATCGGCCGGATCGAGTCGGGTCACGCGGCCGGCGGCCGGGTCGACGCCAACGGCACCACTCGTGGCGCGATCCTGGGTCCGGTCCTGGACGGCTCGATGCCCGGCACCGCGGTGATCCGTGACACCGACCGCGGCAGCCTCGACGGTGACACCCGCTTCGACCGCGCGGTGGGGCCGATGCAGTTCGTGCCCGCCACCTGGGCCAGCTACGCCTCGGACGGCAACCACGACGGCGTCGCCAGCCCCGACAACGTGTATGACGCGTCCCTCGCCGCCGGGCGCTACCTGTGCTCGGGGTCGCTGGACCTGGCCACCGATGCCGGTCTGGCCCGCGCGATCCTGCGCTACAACAACTCGGTCGACTACCTGCGGTCAGTGCTGTCCTGGGGCCTGGCCTACCGCGACGGCACGCAGTCGGTCCTGGACAGCACCTCGACGGTCACGCCGGGGTCGCCGCACCAGCCGTGGAGCACCGTCGAGACGCCCGGGATGCCGCCCTCGCTGACCAGCCACCCGACCACCAGCACCACCACGTCCCGGCCGGCGACGTCCACGACCTCCGGCCCGGCCACGAGCACGAGCACGACCTCGACGTCGTCGAGCTCGTCGTCGACCAGCACGACCGGCACGCCGACGAGCTCCACCAGCACGAGCGGGTCGCCGACGTCGTCCACCAGCACCACGAGCGAGCCGTCGACGTCCACGTCCACGACGTCGAGCCCGACCAGCACGACGTGCGCCAGCGACCCCTCGACGACGAGCACGACGTCCACCTCGTCGACGACCAGCACGGACGGCCCGACGACCTCGTGCACGTCGACGACCGACCCGTCCGGCAGCCCCAGCGGGACGACGTCACCCACGAGCGAGCCGACCAGCCGGACGGCCACGCGGGACCGGCGCTAG
- a CDS encoding acetate/propionate family kinase, translating into MRVLTVNAGSSSLKLAVLAGDEALAAEELEVSGDGLDEDRLAEALRGMDGIDAVGHRVVHGGHHLTGPVRVDARVREELGALVDLAPLHQPKSLRALDAVGRALPGAPAVACFDTAFFAGLPAGAATYALPREWRERYGLRRFGFHGLSHAWASSRAAQLAGGRAGLRVVVAHLGSGCSLSAVVDGRAVDTTMGFTPLEGLVMGTRSGTVDPGLLLWLEEHEGIPPQEVADALEHRSGLLGLCGTADMREVLRRAAERDADAALALDTWVHRVVTGVGAMAGAAGGLDVLVFTGGVGERAAPVRRLVAARLGFLGVRVDDDANDIADGGTDADIGAGDARVLVVRAREDVEIARQVRQVLGG; encoded by the coding sequence GTGAGGGTGCTGACCGTCAACGCGGGGTCCAGCAGCCTCAAGCTCGCCGTGCTCGCCGGGGACGAGGCGCTCGCCGCCGAGGAGCTCGAGGTCAGTGGCGACGGCCTGGACGAGGACCGCCTCGCCGAGGCCCTGCGCGGGATGGACGGCATCGACGCCGTCGGACACCGGGTCGTGCACGGCGGCCACCACCTGACCGGTCCGGTCCGGGTCGACGCGCGGGTGCGCGAGGAGCTCGGCGCCCTGGTCGACCTCGCCCCGCTGCACCAGCCGAAGTCCCTGCGGGCCCTGGACGCGGTCGGCCGGGCGCTGCCCGGGGCGCCGGCGGTGGCCTGCTTCGACACGGCGTTCTTCGCCGGCCTGCCCGCGGGGGCGGCCACCTACGCCCTGCCCCGGGAGTGGCGGGAGCGCTACGGGCTGCGGCGGTTCGGCTTCCACGGCCTCTCCCACGCCTGGGCCAGCTCCCGGGCCGCGCAGCTGGCCGGCGGCCGTGCCGGGCTGCGGGTGGTGGTGGCCCACCTCGGCTCGGGCTGCTCCCTGTCGGCGGTGGTCGACGGCCGCGCGGTGGACACGACCATGGGCTTCACCCCGCTGGAGGGGCTGGTGATGGGCACCCGCTCCGGCACGGTCGACCCGGGGCTGCTGCTGTGGCTGGAGGAGCACGAGGGCATCCCCCCGCAGGAGGTGGCCGATGCCCTGGAGCACCGGTCCGGCCTGCTCGGCCTGTGCGGCACCGCGGACATGCGCGAGGTGCTACGACGCGCGGCCGAGCGCGACGCCGACGCCGCGCTGGCGCTGGACACGTGGGTGCACCGTGTGGTGACCGGGGTCGGGGCGATGGCCGGGGCGGCCGGGGGCCTGGACGTGCTGGTGTTCACCGGCGGGGTGGGGGAGCGGGCGGCGCCCGTACGCCGGCTGGTCGCCGCCCGGCTGGGGTTCCTCGGCGTGCGGGTCGACGACGACGCCAACGACATCGCGGACGGGGGGACCGATGCGGACATCGGCGCGGGGGACGCCCGGGTCCTCGTGGTCCGGGCGCGGGAGGACGTGGAGATCGCCCGGCAGGTGCGCCAGGTCCTGGGCGGCTGA
- a CDS encoding phosphoketolase family protein, protein MALDPDLQAVDLWWRAANYCAVGQIYLLDNPLLREPLRPEHVKPRLLGHWGTSPGLNLVYAHLNRLIRERDLDAIFVAGPGHGGPAVVANTWLEGTYSEVYPQVGQDEEGMRRLFRQFSFPGGIPSHVAPETPGSIHEGGELGYSLAHAFGAAFDNPGLLVACVVGDGEAETGALAASWHSTAFLNPLTDGAVLPVLHLNGYKIAGPTVLARIPEDQLRRLLEGAGWEPRFVTGDDPEQVHVALAEALEECVDIIAAIGDRARSAGPDETVERPTWPMVVLRTPKGWTGPREVDGVPVEGTFRAHQVPLSAVRTNPEHLAMLEQWLRSYRPEELFDDDGAPVEAIWRAAPRGQRRMSDNPHANGGLLMRPLDLPDAAGHAVEVVHPGRGASAATQVLGGWLRDVMQDNADRFRVMGPDETASNRLQDLFEVTDRTWMAHRYAGDDHLAPDGRVMEVLSEHLCQGWLEGYLLTGRHGLFNCYEAFVHIVDSMFNQHAKWLKVTRDLPWRRPIPSLNYLLSSHVWRQDHNGFSHQDPGFIDHVVNKKAEIVRVYLPPDANSLLAVAEHCLAGTDKVNVIVAGKNPALDYLTLERARAHCARGLGVWEWAGTSAGEEPDVVMACAGDVPTLETLAAVALLREHLPELRVRVVNVVDLMRLQPTAEHPHGLPDRDFDELFTPDRPVVFAFHGYPWLIHRLTYRRTNHANLHVRGYKENGTTTTPFDMVMLNDLDRFHLVMDVIDRVPGLGVRAAGLRQEMVDRRFAARQWTRDHGEDDPAISSWEWPWPAEDEAGR, encoded by the coding sequence GTGGCGCTCGACCCGGACCTGCAAGCCGTCGACCTGTGGTGGCGCGCCGCGAACTACTGCGCCGTCGGCCAGATCTACCTGTTGGACAACCCGCTGCTGCGTGAGCCGCTGCGCCCCGAGCACGTCAAGCCCCGGCTGCTCGGGCACTGGGGCACCAGCCCGGGCCTGAACCTGGTCTACGCCCACCTCAACCGGCTCATCCGCGAGCGCGACCTCGACGCGATCTTCGTGGCCGGCCCCGGGCACGGCGGGCCCGCGGTGGTGGCCAACACGTGGCTCGAGGGCACCTACAGCGAGGTCTACCCGCAGGTCGGCCAGGACGAGGAGGGGATGCGCCGGCTGTTCCGCCAGTTCAGCTTCCCCGGTGGCATCCCCAGCCACGTCGCCCCCGAGACCCCGGGCTCGATTCACGAGGGTGGTGAGCTCGGCTACTCCCTGGCCCACGCATTCGGGGCAGCCTTCGACAACCCCGGCCTGCTGGTCGCCTGCGTCGTCGGCGACGGGGAGGCCGAGACCGGCGCGCTGGCGGCGAGCTGGCACTCCACCGCCTTCCTCAACCCGCTGACCGACGGCGCGGTGCTGCCGGTGCTGCACCTCAACGGCTACAAGATCGCGGGGCCGACGGTGCTGGCCCGCATCCCGGAGGACCAGCTGCGCCGCCTGCTCGAGGGCGCCGGCTGGGAGCCGCGGTTCGTCACCGGCGACGACCCCGAGCAGGTCCACGTGGCCCTCGCCGAGGCGCTGGAGGAGTGCGTCGACATCATCGCCGCGATCGGCGACCGGGCCCGCTCGGCCGGTCCCGACGAGACGGTCGAGCGGCCCACCTGGCCGATGGTGGTGCTGCGCACCCCCAAGGGCTGGACCGGCCCGCGCGAGGTGGACGGCGTGCCGGTCGAGGGCACCTTCCGCGCACACCAGGTGCCCCTCTCCGCGGTGCGCACCAACCCCGAGCACCTCGCGATGCTCGAGCAGTGGCTGCGCTCCTACCGGCCCGAGGAGCTGTTCGACGACGACGGCGCCCCGGTCGAGGCGATCTGGCGGGCGGCACCGCGCGGGCAACGCCGGATGAGCGACAACCCGCACGCCAACGGTGGCTTGCTGATGCGACCGCTGGACCTGCCCGACGCCGCCGGTCACGCCGTCGAGGTCGTCCACCCCGGCCGCGGAGCCAGCGCCGCAACACAGGTGCTGGGCGGGTGGCTGCGGGACGTCATGCAGGACAACGCCGACCGCTTCCGGGTCATGGGCCCGGACGAGACCGCCTCCAACCGCCTCCAGGACCTGTTCGAGGTCACCGACCGCACGTGGATGGCCCACCGGTATGCCGGGGACGACCACCTCGCGCCGGACGGGCGCGTCATGGAGGTTCTGTCCGAGCACCTGTGCCAGGGCTGGCTGGAGGGCTACCTGCTCACCGGACGGCACGGGCTGTTCAACTGCTACGAGGCGTTCGTGCACATCGTGGACTCGATGTTCAACCAGCACGCCAAGTGGCTCAAGGTCACCCGTGACCTGCCCTGGCGCCGGCCGATCCCGTCGCTGAACTACCTGCTCTCCTCGCACGTGTGGCGCCAGGACCACAACGGCTTCTCCCACCAGGACCCCGGGTTCATCGACCACGTGGTCAACAAGAAGGCCGAGATCGTCCGGGTCTACCTGCCCCCGGACGCCAACAGCCTGCTGGCCGTGGCCGAGCACTGCCTGGCCGGCACCGACAAGGTCAACGTCATCGTCGCCGGCAAGAACCCGGCGCTGGACTACCTCACCCTGGAGCGGGCCCGGGCCCACTGCGCCCGGGGGCTGGGCGTGTGGGAGTGGGCCGGCACCTCGGCGGGCGAGGAGCCCGACGTCGTCATGGCCTGTGCCGGGGACGTGCCCACCCTGGAGACCCTGGCCGCGGTGGCGCTGCTGCGCGAGCACCTGCCCGAGCTGCGGGTCCGGGTGGTCAACGTGGTCGACCTCATGCGTCTGCAGCCGACTGCGGAGCACCCTCACGGCCTGCCCGACCGCGACTTCGACGAGCTCTTCACCCCCGACCGGCCGGTCGTCTTCGCGTTCCACGGCTACCCCTGGCTGATCCACCGGCTGACCTACCGGCGCACCAACCACGCCAACCTGCACGTGCGCGGCTACAAGGAGAACGGCACCACCACCACGCCGTTCGACATGGTCATGCTCAACGACCTCGACCGCTTCCACCTGGTCATGGACGTCATCGACCGGGTGCCCGGGCTCGGCGTGCGCGCGGCGGGGCTGCGCCAGGAGATGGTCGACCGGCGCTTCGCGGCCCGGCAGTGGACGCGTGACCACGGCGAGGACGACCCGGCGATCAGCAGCTGGGAGTGGCCGTGGCCGGCAGAGGATGAGGCCGGCCGGTGA
- the trxA gene encoding thioredoxin: protein MATTALTAQTFEPTVLQDGIVLVDFWAEWCGPCRMFAPVFEKASETHPDITFGKVDTEAEQALSAAAGISSIPTLMAFRDGILVFAQPGALPAPALEQVITAVRGLDMEDVRAQVAQEEAARAAK, encoded by the coding sequence ATGGCGACCACCGCCCTCACCGCGCAGACGTTCGAGCCGACCGTGCTCCAGGACGGCATCGTGCTCGTCGACTTCTGGGCCGAGTGGTGCGGCCCGTGCCGCATGTTCGCGCCCGTGTTCGAGAAGGCCTCCGAGACCCACCCGGACATCACCTTCGGCAAGGTCGACACCGAGGCCGAGCAGGCGCTGTCCGCCGCCGCCGGGATCAGCTCGATCCCCACGCTGATGGCCTTCCGCGACGGCATCCTCGTGTTCGCCCAGCCCGGTGCGCTGCCGGCGCCGGCCCTCGAGCAGGTCATCACCGCGGTCCGCGGGCTCGACATGGAGGACGTGCGCGCGCAGGTCGCCCAGGAAGAGGCTGCGCGCGCCGCGAAGTGA
- a CDS encoding DEAD/DEAH box helicase, producing MTNHSGRSSAPKKARWTTAKKAEVKKGPKKPHRGQTARSYDDRAPQSRQDRPARREFDRDDRPQRRFDRDDRPQRFNRDDRPARREFDRDDRPQRRFDRDERPARREFNRDDRPQRFDRDDRPARRFDRDDRPQRFNRDDRPARREFDRDDRPQRRFDRDERPARREFNRDDRPQRFDRDDRPARRFDRDDRPARRFDRDDRPARREFDRDDRPQRRFDRDERPARREFNRDDRPQRFNRDDRPQRRFDRDERPARREEVVETPVTIADDNGFAALGLPTPIVARLARDGITAPFPIQAATIPDALAGKDVLGRGQTGSGKTLSFGLPMLTRLAAGERAKPNKPKALVLVPTRELAMQVSDALQPLVHVLGLSHKLVAGGMPYPPQLMALEKGVDLLIATPGRLNDLIERGAVQLDEIDIAVLDEADHMAEMGFLPEITAILDLIPAGGQRLLFSATLDRGIDTVVERYLTDPVTHSTDDATASVATMEHHILLIEPMHKKVITAEVANREGRTVVFVRTKLGADRVAEQLREQGVFAAALHGGLNQGARNRVLGAFRDGKLPVLVATDVAARGIHVDDVSVVLQVDPPADHKDYLHRSGRTARAGDKGTVVTLALPHQRRGMERLAREAGLETVPTRALPGDDVLAATGARTPSGVPVPEHEFRRLLEGEKRQHRRPGGPGRPRGQRSGFRAPRY from the coding sequence ATGACCAATCACTCCGGGCGCTCCTCTGCGCCCAAGAAGGCCCGCTGGACCACCGCCAAGAAGGCGGAGGTCAAGAAGGGCCCCAAGAAGCCGCACCGCGGCCAGACCGCCCGCTCGTATGACGACCGCGCGCCCCAGTCGCGCCAGGACCGTCCCGCGCGCCGCGAGTTCGACCGGGACGACCGTCCGCAGCGTCGTTTCGACCGCGACGACCGGCCGCAGCGGTTCAACCGCGATGACCGTCCCGCGCGTCGGGAGTTCGACCGCGACGACCGTCCGCAGCGTCGGTTCGACCGGGATGAGCGTCCGGCCCGTCGGGAGTTCAACCGTGATGACCGTCCCCAGCGCTTCGACCGGGACGACCGTCCCGCGCGTCGTTTCGACCGGGACGACCGGCCGCAGCGGTTCAACCGCGATGACCGTCCCGCGCGTCGGGAGTTCGACCGCGATGACCGTCCGCAGCGTCGGTTCGACCGTGACGAGCGTCCGGCCCGTCGGGAGTTCAACCGTGACGACCGTCCCCAGCGCTTCGACCGGGACGACCGTCCCGCGCGTCGTTTCGACCGGGACGACCGTCCCGCGCGTCGTTTCGACCGCGACGACCGTCCCGCGCGTCGGGAGTTCGACCGCGATGACCGTCCCCAGCGTCGGTTCGACCGTGACGAGCGTCCGGCCCGTCGGGAGTTCAACCGTGACGACCGTCCCCAGCGCTTCAACCGGGACGACCGGCCGCAGCGTCGTTTCGACCGTGACGAGCGTCCGGCCCGTCGCGAGGAGGTCGTCGAGACGCCCGTGACCATCGCCGACGACAACGGCTTCGCCGCCCTCGGCCTGCCGACCCCGATCGTCGCCCGCCTCGCCCGCGACGGCATCACCGCGCCCTTCCCGATCCAGGCCGCGACCATCCCGGATGCGCTGGCCGGCAAGGACGTCCTCGGCCGTGGCCAGACCGGCTCCGGCAAGACCCTGTCCTTCGGCCTGCCCATGCTGACCCGCCTCGCGGCGGGGGAGCGTGCCAAGCCCAACAAGCCCAAGGCGCTCGTGCTGGTGCCGACCCGTGAGCTGGCCATGCAGGTCAGCGACGCGCTCCAGCCGCTCGTGCACGTCCTCGGCCTGAGCCACAAGCTCGTCGCCGGCGGCATGCCCTACCCGCCGCAGCTGATGGCGCTGGAGAAGGGCGTCGACCTGCTCATCGCCACGCCGGGCCGGCTCAACGACCTCATCGAGCGCGGCGCCGTCCAGCTCGACGAGATCGACATCGCCGTCCTCGACGAAGCCGACCACATGGCCGAGATGGGCTTCCTGCCCGAGATCACCGCGATCCTCGACCTCATCCCGGCCGGCGGGCAGCGACTGCTGTTCTCCGCCACGCTGGACCGGGGCATCGACACGGTGGTCGAGCGCTACCTGACCGACCCGGTGACCCACTCCACCGACGACGCGACCGCCAGCGTCGCGACGATGGAGCACCACATCCTGCTCATCGAACCGATGCACAAGAAGGTCATCACCGCCGAGGTCGCCAACCGCGAGGGCCGCACCGTGGTGTTCGTGCGGACCAAGCTCGGCGCCGACCGCGTCGCCGAGCAGCTGCGCGAGCAGGGTGTCTTCGCCGCGGCGCTGCACGGTGGCCTGAACCAGGGCGCCCGCAACCGCGTCCTGGGTGCCTTCCGCGACGGCAAGCTGCCGGTCCTGGTCGCCACCGACGTGGCCGCCCGTGGCATCCACGTCGACGACGTCAGCGTGGTGCTCCAGGTCGACCCGCCGGCCGACCACAAGGACTACCTGCACCGCTCGGGCCGCACCGCCCGCGCCGGTGACAAGGGCACCGTCGTCACCCTGGCGCTGCCGCACCAGCGCCGTGGCATGGAGCGCCTCGCCCGCGAGGCGGGCCTGGAGACCGTGCCGACCCGCGCCCTCCCCGGGGACGACGTGCTCGCGGCCACCGGTGCCCGGACCCCCAGTGGCGTCCCGGTGCCGGAGCACGAGTTCCGTCGCCTCCTCGAGGGTGAGAAGCGTCAGCACCGCCGTCCCGGCGGCCCCGGTCGCCCGCGCGGCCAGCGCAGCGGCTTCCGCGCCCCGCGCTACTGA
- a CDS encoding amino acid permease, whose protein sequence is MTTSAERTIEAPESGTLDAGLKPRHITMISIAGVIGAGLFVGSSTAIAAAGPAVLVAYALAGTLVVLVMRMLGEMATAQPDTGSFSTYADRALGRWAGFSIGWLYWWFWVLVIPIEATAGAKILNGWIPSVSTWVFALLITGLLMVTNLFSVKNYGEFEFWFALVKVVAIVAFIVLGVLAIAGVLPGSHTSGVSHLFSNGGFMPNGFGAVLAAMLTTMFTFMGTEIVTIAAAESPNPEAGIRKAVNSVISRISLFYLGSILVVVSLVAWNAKGLADKGSYQFALEQMGITWAAPVMDVVILTAVASCLNSALYTASRMAFSLSQRGDAPSGWATTTRRGVPAKAIIASSVVGFLGVAGNYLLPEKIFGYLLASSGAIALFVYLVIACSQLVMRRRLDAEGHRPAVRMWLFPTLTWATIVFIVGVLVLMVIRPEHRLELELSVVLAAVIVAIGVVRRKGLVRHTGE, encoded by the coding sequence ATGACCACCTCAGCCGAGAGAACCATCGAGGCTCCGGAGTCGGGCACCCTCGACGCCGGCCTCAAGCCCCGCCACATCACGATGATCTCCATCGCGGGCGTCATCGGAGCAGGCCTGTTCGTCGGGTCCTCGACCGCCATCGCGGCCGCTGGGCCGGCGGTCCTCGTCGCCTACGCCCTCGCCGGGACGCTGGTCGTCCTCGTCATGCGCATGCTCGGCGAGATGGCCACCGCCCAGCCCGACACCGGGTCCTTCTCGACGTACGCCGACCGCGCCCTCGGGCGCTGGGCCGGGTTCTCCATCGGCTGGCTCTACTGGTGGTTCTGGGTGCTGGTCATCCCGATCGAGGCCACCGCCGGCGCCAAGATCCTCAACGGGTGGATCCCGAGCGTGTCCACATGGGTCTTCGCCCTGCTCATCACCGGCCTGCTCATGGTCACCAACCTGTTCTCGGTGAAGAACTACGGCGAGTTCGAGTTCTGGTTCGCCCTGGTCAAGGTCGTCGCCATCGTCGCGTTCATCGTGCTCGGCGTGCTGGCCATCGCCGGCGTGCTGCCCGGCTCCCACACCTCCGGCGTCAGCCACCTGTTCAGCAACGGGGGCTTCATGCCCAACGGCTTCGGTGCCGTGCTCGCCGCGATGCTCACGACGATGTTCACCTTCATGGGCACCGAGATCGTCACCATCGCCGCCGCCGAGTCGCCCAACCCCGAGGCCGGCATCCGCAAGGCCGTCAACTCGGTGATCTCGCGGATCAGCCTCTTCTACCTCGGCTCCATCCTCGTCGTCGTCTCCCTGGTCGCCTGGAACGCCAAGGGCCTGGCGGACAAGGGCTCCTACCAGTTCGCCCTCGAGCAGATGGGCATCACCTGGGCCGCCCCGGTCATGGACGTGGTCATCCTGACCGCCGTCGCGTCCTGCCTGAACTCCGCGCTCTACACCGCCTCCCGCATGGCGTTCTCGCTCTCGCAGCGCGGTGACGCGCCCAGCGGCTGGGCCACCACGACCCGCCGCGGCGTGCCGGCCAAGGCCATCATCGCCAGCTCGGTCGTCGGCTTCCTCGGGGTCGCCGGCAACTACCTGCTCCCGGAGAAGATCTTCGGCTACCTGCTGGCCAGCTCCGGTGCGATCGCCCTGTTCGTCTACCTCGTCATCGCCTGCTCGCAGCTGGTGATGCGCCGCCGCCTGGACGCCGAGGGGCACCGGCCGGCCGTGCGGATGTGGCTGTTCCCGACGCTGACCTGGGCCACGATCGTGTTCATCGTCGGCGTGCTCGTGCTCATGGTGATCCGCCCGGAGCACCGGCTCGAGCTCGAGCTGAGCGTCGTGCTGGCGGCGGTGATTGTCGCCATCGGTGTCGTCCGGCGCAAGGGCCTGGTTCGGCATACCGGCGAGTAG
- a CDS encoding class I SAM-dependent methyltransferase: protein MDADAWNARYAGSELVWSAGPNQWVESELAVLPPGRALDLACGEGRNALWLAGLGWQVTASDFAEQGLAKGRAAQARLEATGRPLAVEWVCADATAVTWPPDAFDLVVISYLQLVADLRREATRRAAAALAPGGTLLVVGHDTSNLADGWGGPQEPAVLFSTADVVDDVVGLGLEVVRADRVERHVETADGPRVALDALVRLRRPG from the coding sequence ATGGACGCCGACGCCTGGAACGCCCGGTATGCCGGGTCGGAGCTCGTCTGGTCCGCCGGCCCCAACCAGTGGGTCGAGTCGGAGCTGGCAGTGCTGCCGCCCGGCCGCGCGCTGGACCTGGCCTGCGGTGAGGGGCGCAACGCGTTGTGGCTGGCCGGCCTCGGCTGGCAGGTCACCGCCTCCGACTTCGCCGAGCAGGGCCTGGCCAAGGGCCGCGCCGCCCAGGCACGCCTCGAGGCGACCGGTCGGCCGTTGGCGGTCGAGTGGGTCTGCGCCGACGCGACCGCCGTGACCTGGCCGCCGGACGCCTTCGACCTCGTCGTGATCAGCTACCTGCAGCTGGTGGCCGACCTGCGCCGCGAGGCCACCCGCCGGGCGGCCGCCGCGCTCGCCCCCGGCGGGACCCTGCTGGTCGTCGGCCACGACACCAGCAACCTGGCCGACGGCTGGGGCGGCCCGCAGGAACCGGCGGTGCTGTTCTCCACGGCCGACGTCGTGGACGACGTCGTCGGCCTGGGACTGGAGGTCGTGCGCGCCGACCGCGTCGAGCGGCACGTGGAGACCGCGGACGGCCCGCGGGTCGCCCTGGACGCGCTGGTCCGGCTGCGTCGGCCGGGCTGA
- a CDS encoding NAD-dependent malic enzyme, with amino-acid sequence MPAAPSVSNSITVRLELAARATAVSELTTAIERSGGLVTGLDVTASGPSRLRVDVTAAARDSSHADEIVEAMRAVEGVQIGKVSDRTFLVHLGGKLKIESKVPIRNRDDLSLIYTPGVARICTAIAENPDDARRLTIKRNTVAVVTDGSAVLGLGNLGPLAALPVMEGKAALFKRFADIDAFPICLDTQDTDEIVAAVKAIAPVFAGINLEDISAPRCFEVEARLREELDIPVFHDDQHGTAIVALAALRNALRCVHKALPDVRIVMSGAGAAGTAILKLLLKAGARDVVVADFHGVVHADREDIVDNGHDNLRWIASHTNERGLTGTLREALAGADVFIGVSAPHILTGEDIETMAPGAIVFAMANPEPEVDPAEAARHAAVVATGRSDFANQINNVLAFPGVFRGLLDAASTSVTDDVLLAAADALAGVVTDDQLNPAYIVPSVFHPDVTKVVAAAVEAAALRAKEAAAGAAGAEAGSEVVPIEA; translated from the coding sequence ATGCCAGCTGCGCCCTCGGTCTCCAACTCCATCACCGTCCGCCTCGAGCTCGCGGCCCGTGCCACCGCGGTCAGTGAGCTCACCACCGCGATCGAGCGCAGCGGCGGCCTGGTCACGGGACTCGACGTCACCGCGTCCGGGCCGTCGCGGCTGCGCGTGGACGTGACCGCGGCTGCCCGCGACAGCTCCCACGCCGACGAGATCGTCGAGGCGATGCGCGCCGTCGAGGGCGTGCAGATCGGCAAGGTCAGCGACCGCACGTTCCTGGTCCACCTCGGCGGCAAGCTCAAGATCGAGTCCAAGGTCCCGATCCGCAACCGTGACGACCTGTCCCTGATCTACACCCCCGGCGTCGCGCGGATCTGCACCGCCATCGCCGAGAACCCCGACGACGCGCGGCGCCTGACCATCAAGCGCAACACCGTCGCCGTGGTCACCGACGGCTCGGCCGTGCTCGGGCTGGGCAACCTCGGTCCGCTGGCCGCGCTGCCGGTCATGGAGGGCAAGGCGGCGCTGTTCAAGCGGTTCGCCGACATCGACGCCTTCCCGATCTGCCTGGACACCCAGGACACCGACGAGATCGTGGCCGCGGTCAAGGCGATCGCCCCGGTGTTCGCCGGGATCAACCTGGAGGACATCTCCGCGCCGCGCTGCTTCGAGGTCGAGGCGCGGCTGCGCGAGGAGCTGGACATCCCCGTCTTCCATGACGACCAGCACGGCACCGCGATCGTGGCGCTGGCCGCCCTGCGCAACGCCCTGCGCTGCGTCCACAAGGCCCTGCCGGACGTGCGCATCGTCATGAGCGGCGCCGGGGCGGCGGGCACCGCCATCCTCAAGCTGCTGCTCAAGGCCGGCGCGCGCGACGTCGTCGTCGCCGACTTCCACGGGGTCGTCCACGCCGACCGCGAGGACATCGTCGACAACGGCCACGACAACCTGCGCTGGATCGCCTCGCACACCAACGAGCGCGGGCTGACCGGCACGCTGCGTGAGGCCCTGGCCGGCGCGGACGTGTTCATCGGCGTCTCGGCGCCGCACATCCTCACCGGCGAGGACATCGAGACGATGGCCCCGGGCGCCATCGTGTTCGCCATGGCCAACCCCGAGCCCGAGGTCGACCCCGCCGAGGCGGCCCGTCACGCCGCAGTCGTGGCCACCGGGCGCTCGGACTTCGCCAACCAGATCAACAACGTGCTGGCCTTCCCCGGGGTGTTCCGCGGCCTGCTGGACGCGGCGTCCACGTCGGTCACCGACGACGTGCTGCTCGCGGCGGCGGACGCCCTCGCCGGCGTGGTCACGGACGACCAGCTCAACCCCGCCTACATCGTGCCCAGCGTGTTCCACCCCGACGTCACCAAGGTGGTCGCCGCCGCGGTCGAGGCCGCCGCCCTCCGGGCCAAGGAGGCGGCCGCCGGCGCAGCGGGAGCCGAGGCCGGATCCGAGGTCGTGCCGATCGAGGCGTGA